Proteins from one Setaria italica strain Yugu1 chromosome V, Setaria_italica_v2.0, whole genome shotgun sequence genomic window:
- the LOC101775294 gene encoding glycine, alanine and asparagine-rich protein, whose product MEISASAAAAAFKPLLLRPLASSSPHPAATSSSTTVRRRPPTSSATTTVRRRARTRPRTGRSKPPADAGGDYFSGDDGGSGFGGSGGGGRWSWISGFGSGSGGPGDWEPDVPAPRRSAAEAALGVVYELMCLIALSNCTQFAVRRLAGLLAARVAALRFVPTVC is encoded by the coding sequence ATGGAgatctccgcctccgccgcggctgcCGCCTTCAAACCGCTgctcctccgcccgctcgcaTCCTCCtcgccccaccccgccgccacctcctcctccaccaccgtccgccgccgcccgccgacctCCTCGGCCACCACCACGGTCCGCCGTCGCGCGCGCACCCGCCCCCGCACAGGCCGCTCCAAGCcccccgccgacgccggcggcgactaCTTCTCCGGTGACGACGGCGGCTCCGGCTTCGGGGGAtcaggcggcggagggcggtggAGCTGGATCAGCGGGTTCGGGTCCGGATCGGGGGGCCCCGGCGACTGGGAGCCCGACGTGCCCGCCCCCCGGAGGTCCGCGGCAGAGGCTGCGCTCGGGGTCGTCTATGAGCTCATGTGCCTCATCGCGCTCTCCAACTGCACCCAGTTCGCCGTCCGCAGGCTTGCGGGCCTCCTTGCAGCGCGCGTCGCCGCCCTGCGATTCGTCCCCACCGTCTGCTGA